From the Strix uralensis isolate ZFMK-TIS-50842 chromosome 33, bStrUra1, whole genome shotgun sequence genome, one window contains:
- the MARS1 gene encoding methionine--tRNA ligase, cytoplasmic isoform X1, with product MRLRVAAGGPAALKVLAAAGAAAAPVRLVWDGPSVETVASAAAAAPRSGRDPLAPAPASSPLRRGPPGLTASADRPLAALSAPWVPALELDSGTVLFSPNAICQFFFLARGEEPTDLTNQWLEWEATELQPAASAALYAQLVHGKKGLEAVGALGKLLTHIEQNLSRRGTAYLAGDAESVADVVVWGTLFPILQDETSLPSELQALRSWFQSMTISEACRKAVDSVLVPKALLEFKSYLQKQPPPCLAMERATSNEPEPSPQEEEGSERALTEEEIAAAAEAWARGAAALPKPWQPQKPVLPVEGMRNVLITSALPYVNNVPHLGNIIGCVLSADTFARYCRLRNWNTLYVCGTDEYGTATETKAVEEGLTPQEICDKYNAIHADIYRWFNISFDYFGRTTTPYQTTIAQDIFQRLLARGFLLQDTVEQLRCEDCQRFLADRFVEGTCPFCSYEEARGDQCDKCGKLINAVELKNPQCKLCRGVPVVKPTQHLFLDLPKLEEQLEPWLEQSWATGDWTANARYITRSWIRDGLKPRCITRDLKWGTPVPLDGFRDKVFYVWFDAPIGYLSITANYTEQWERWWKNPQQVELYNFMAKDNVPFHSVIFPCSLLGADDNYTLVNHLIATEYLNYEDGKFSKSRGVGVFGDMAKDTGIPADIWRFYLLYLRPEGQDSAFSWSDLMLKNNSELLNNLGNFINRAGMFVCKFFGGTVPNMVLTPDDKRLLARVTLELRQYHQLLEKVRIRDALRCILSISRHGNQYIQVNEPWKWIKGDEKDRQRAGTVTGVAVNMASVLAVMLQPYMPSVSSAIQEQLRIPPECFVLSHDFTCTLSPGHRVGTVSPLFQKLENDQVEALRKRFKGGQAKQTPPASEPATVVAPGDPQLIQELTEEVAKQGNHVRQLKANKAEKAQIDAEVAKLLELKKQLALAEGKSPEVPVPKGKRKK from the exons ATGCGGCTGCGAgtggcggcgggcggccccgcggcgctgAAGGTgctggcggctgccggggccgccgccgctccggtgCGGCTCGTCTGGGACGGCCCCTCCGTGGAGACGGTGGCgtccgccgccgccgctgctccccGCTCCGGTAGGGACCCGCTGGCACCGGCCCCGGCGAGCTCCCCCCTTCGGCGGGGCCCGCCGGGCCTGACGGCCTCTGCGGATCGGCCCCTCGCCGCGCTGAGCGCCCCGTGGGTGCCCGCCCTGGAGCTGGACAGCGGCACCGTCCTCTTCTCCCCCAACGCCATCTGCCA gttCTTCTTCCTGGCCCGCGGCGAGGAACCCACCGACCTGACGAACCAGTGGCTGGAGTGGGAGGCCACTGAGCTGCAG CCGGCCGCCTCGGCCGCCCTGTATGCACAGCTGGTGCACGGCAAGAAGGGGCTGGAGGCGGTGGGGGCCTTGGGGAAGCTGCTGACCCACATAGAGCAGAATTTATCCAGGAGAGGCACTGCCTACCTCGCTGGG GATGCCGAGTCGGTGGCCGATGTGGTTGTGTGGGGCACCTTGTTCCCTATCCTGCAGGACGAGACCAGCCTGCCGA GCGAGCTGCAGGCACTGAGGAGCTGGTTCCAGAGCATGACGATCTCTGAGGCCTGCAGGAAAGCTGTTGACTCCGTTCTGGTTCCCAAGGCGCTGCTGGAGTTCAAGTCCTACCTGCAGAAGCAGCCTCCACCCTGCCTGGCCATGGAAAGAGCCACCAGTAACGAGCCCGAG CCTTCCCCACAGGAGGAAGAAGGTTCTGAGCGTGCCCTGACGGAGGAGGAAATCGCAGCTGCTGCGGAAGCCTGGGCCCGCGGTGCTGCGGCcctgcccaagccctggcagcCTCAGAAACCCGT GCTGCCCGTGGAGGGCATGAGGAACGTCCTGATCACCAGCGCTCTGCCCTACGTCAACAACGTCCCCCACCTTGGCAACATCATCGGCTGCGTCCTCAGCGCCGACACCTTTGCCAG GTACTGCCGCCTGCGGAACTGGAACACGCTGTACGTGTGTGGCACGGATGAGTACGGCACGGCCACCGAGACCAAGGCGGTGGAAGAGGGGCTGACGCCCCAAGAGATCTGCGACAAGTACAACGCCATCCACGCTGACATTTACCGCTGGTTCAACATCTCCTTCGACTACTTCGGCCGCACCACCACGCCCTACCAGACAAC gATTGCCCAGGACATCTTCCAGCGTTTGCTGGCCCGTGGTTTCCTGCTGCAAGACACTGTGGAGCAGCTGCGGTGTGAGGACTGTCAGCGGTTCCTGGCCGACCGCTTCGTGGAGGGCACCTGCCCCTTCTGCAGCTATGAGGAGGCTCGGGGGGACCAGTGTGATAAATGTGGCAAACTCATCAATGCCGTGGAGCTGAAG AATCCGCAGTGCAAACTCTGCAGGGGGGTCCCTGTGGTGAAACCAACCCAGCACCTCTTCCTGGACCTACCCAAG ctggaggagcagctggagccTTGGCTGGAGCAGTCCTGGGCCACGGGGGACTGGACGGCCAACGCTCGCTACATCACTCGCTCCTGGATCCGGGATGGGCTCAAACCCCGCTGCATCACCCGCGACCTGAAGTGGGGTACGCCTGTGCCCCTCGACGGCTTCCGCGACAAG GTTTTTTACGTGTGGTTTGATGCTCCCATTGGCTACTTGTCCATTACAGCCAACTACACCGAGCAGTGGGAGAGGTGGTGGAAGAACCCACAGCAG GTTGAGCTCTACAACTTCATGGCCAAGGACAACGTCCCCTTCCACAGCGTCATATTTCCCTGCTCACTCTTGGGTGCTGACGACAACTACACCCTGGTGAACCACCTCATTGCTACAG agTACCTGAACTACGAGGATGGGAAGTTTTCCAAGAGCCGGGGTGTGGGAGTGTTTGGGGACATGGCCAAGGACACGGGCATCCCCGCGGACATCTGGCGCTTCTACCTGCTGTACCTGCGGCCCGAAGGGCAGGACAGCGCCTTCTCCTGGAGCGACCTCATGCTCAAGAACAACTCGGAGCTGCTGAACAACCTGGGCAACTTCATCAACAG AGCTGGCATGTTTGTGTGCAAGTTCTTTGGTGGCACCGTCCCCAACATGGTCCTGACGCCGGATGACAAGCGGCTCTTGGCTCGGGTCACCCTGGAGCTGCGCCAGTACCACCAGCTACTGGAGAAAGTCCG CATCCGCGATGCTCTCAGGTGTATCCTTAGCATCTCTCGCCATGGCAACCAGTACATCCAAGTGAATGAGCCCTGGAAGTGGATCAAGGGGGATGAAAAGGACAG GCAGCGCGCGGGCACGGTGACCGGCGTGGCGGTGAACATGGCTTCCGTGCTGGCCGTCATGCTGCAGCCCTACATGCCCAGCGTCAGCTCGGCCATCCAGGAGCAGCTCCGCATCCCCCCGGAGTGTTTTGTCCTGAGCCACGACTTCACCTGCACCCTGTCCCCTGGGCACCGCGTGGGCACC GTGAGCCCCCTCTTCCAGAAGCTGGAGAACGATCAGGTTGAAGCTCTGCGCAAGCGCTTCAAGGGAGGGCAG GCCAAACAGACCCCCCCGGCCTCAGAACCAGCCACTGTCGTGGCTCCAGGGGACCCCCAGCTGATCCAGGAGCTGACAGAGGAGGTGGCCAAGCAG ggcaACCACGTTCGGCAGCTGAAGGCCAACAAGGCGGAGAAGGCCCAGATCGACGCAGAGGTGGCCAAGCTGCTGGAGCTGAAGAAGCAGCTGGCGCTGGCAGAGGGTAAAAGCCCTGAAGTCCCTGTGCCTAAGGGCAAGCGGAAGAAGTAG
- the MARS1 gene encoding methionine--tRNA ligase, cytoplasmic isoform X2, whose translation MRLRVAAGGPAALKVLAAAGAAAAPVRLVWDGPSVETVASAAAAAPRSGRDPLAPAPASSPLRRGPPGLTASADRPLAALSAPWVPALELDSGTVLFSPNAICQFFFLARGEEPTDLTNQWLEWEATELQPAASAALYAQLVHGKKGLEAVGALGKLLTHIEQNLSRRGTAYLAGDAESVADVVVWGTLFPILQDETSLPSELQALRSWFQSMTISEACRKAVDSVLVPKALLEFKSYLQKQPPPCLAMERATSNEPEEEEGSERALTEEEIAAAAEAWARGAAALPKPWQPQKPVLPVEGMRNVLITSALPYVNNVPHLGNIIGCVLSADTFARYCRLRNWNTLYVCGTDEYGTATETKAVEEGLTPQEICDKYNAIHADIYRWFNISFDYFGRTTTPYQTTIAQDIFQRLLARGFLLQDTVEQLRCEDCQRFLADRFVEGTCPFCSYEEARGDQCDKCGKLINAVELKNPQCKLCRGVPVVKPTQHLFLDLPKLEEQLEPWLEQSWATGDWTANARYITRSWIRDGLKPRCITRDLKWGTPVPLDGFRDKVFYVWFDAPIGYLSITANYTEQWERWWKNPQQVELYNFMAKDNVPFHSVIFPCSLLGADDNYTLVNHLIATEYLNYEDGKFSKSRGVGVFGDMAKDTGIPADIWRFYLLYLRPEGQDSAFSWSDLMLKNNSELLNNLGNFINRAGMFVCKFFGGTVPNMVLTPDDKRLLARVTLELRQYHQLLEKVRIRDALRCILSISRHGNQYIQVNEPWKWIKGDEKDRQRAGTVTGVAVNMASVLAVMLQPYMPSVSSAIQEQLRIPPECFVLSHDFTCTLSPGHRVGTVSPLFQKLENDQVEALRKRFKGGQAKQTPPASEPATVVAPGDPQLIQELTEEVAKQGNHVRQLKANKAEKAQIDAEVAKLLELKKQLALAEGKSPEVPVPKGKRKK comes from the exons ATGCGGCTGCGAgtggcggcgggcggccccgcggcgctgAAGGTgctggcggctgccggggccgccgccgctccggtgCGGCTCGTCTGGGACGGCCCCTCCGTGGAGACGGTGGCgtccgccgccgccgctgctccccGCTCCGGTAGGGACCCGCTGGCACCGGCCCCGGCGAGCTCCCCCCTTCGGCGGGGCCCGCCGGGCCTGACGGCCTCTGCGGATCGGCCCCTCGCCGCGCTGAGCGCCCCGTGGGTGCCCGCCCTGGAGCTGGACAGCGGCACCGTCCTCTTCTCCCCCAACGCCATCTGCCA gttCTTCTTCCTGGCCCGCGGCGAGGAACCCACCGACCTGACGAACCAGTGGCTGGAGTGGGAGGCCACTGAGCTGCAG CCGGCCGCCTCGGCCGCCCTGTATGCACAGCTGGTGCACGGCAAGAAGGGGCTGGAGGCGGTGGGGGCCTTGGGGAAGCTGCTGACCCACATAGAGCAGAATTTATCCAGGAGAGGCACTGCCTACCTCGCTGGG GATGCCGAGTCGGTGGCCGATGTGGTTGTGTGGGGCACCTTGTTCCCTATCCTGCAGGACGAGACCAGCCTGCCGA GCGAGCTGCAGGCACTGAGGAGCTGGTTCCAGAGCATGACGATCTCTGAGGCCTGCAGGAAAGCTGTTGACTCCGTTCTGGTTCCCAAGGCGCTGCTGGAGTTCAAGTCCTACCTGCAGAAGCAGCCTCCACCCTGCCTGGCCATGGAAAGAGCCACCAGTAACGAGCCCGAG GAGGAAGAAGGTTCTGAGCGTGCCCTGACGGAGGAGGAAATCGCAGCTGCTGCGGAAGCCTGGGCCCGCGGTGCTGCGGCcctgcccaagccctggcagcCTCAGAAACCCGT GCTGCCCGTGGAGGGCATGAGGAACGTCCTGATCACCAGCGCTCTGCCCTACGTCAACAACGTCCCCCACCTTGGCAACATCATCGGCTGCGTCCTCAGCGCCGACACCTTTGCCAG GTACTGCCGCCTGCGGAACTGGAACACGCTGTACGTGTGTGGCACGGATGAGTACGGCACGGCCACCGAGACCAAGGCGGTGGAAGAGGGGCTGACGCCCCAAGAGATCTGCGACAAGTACAACGCCATCCACGCTGACATTTACCGCTGGTTCAACATCTCCTTCGACTACTTCGGCCGCACCACCACGCCCTACCAGACAAC gATTGCCCAGGACATCTTCCAGCGTTTGCTGGCCCGTGGTTTCCTGCTGCAAGACACTGTGGAGCAGCTGCGGTGTGAGGACTGTCAGCGGTTCCTGGCCGACCGCTTCGTGGAGGGCACCTGCCCCTTCTGCAGCTATGAGGAGGCTCGGGGGGACCAGTGTGATAAATGTGGCAAACTCATCAATGCCGTGGAGCTGAAG AATCCGCAGTGCAAACTCTGCAGGGGGGTCCCTGTGGTGAAACCAACCCAGCACCTCTTCCTGGACCTACCCAAG ctggaggagcagctggagccTTGGCTGGAGCAGTCCTGGGCCACGGGGGACTGGACGGCCAACGCTCGCTACATCACTCGCTCCTGGATCCGGGATGGGCTCAAACCCCGCTGCATCACCCGCGACCTGAAGTGGGGTACGCCTGTGCCCCTCGACGGCTTCCGCGACAAG GTTTTTTACGTGTGGTTTGATGCTCCCATTGGCTACTTGTCCATTACAGCCAACTACACCGAGCAGTGGGAGAGGTGGTGGAAGAACCCACAGCAG GTTGAGCTCTACAACTTCATGGCCAAGGACAACGTCCCCTTCCACAGCGTCATATTTCCCTGCTCACTCTTGGGTGCTGACGACAACTACACCCTGGTGAACCACCTCATTGCTACAG agTACCTGAACTACGAGGATGGGAAGTTTTCCAAGAGCCGGGGTGTGGGAGTGTTTGGGGACATGGCCAAGGACACGGGCATCCCCGCGGACATCTGGCGCTTCTACCTGCTGTACCTGCGGCCCGAAGGGCAGGACAGCGCCTTCTCCTGGAGCGACCTCATGCTCAAGAACAACTCGGAGCTGCTGAACAACCTGGGCAACTTCATCAACAG AGCTGGCATGTTTGTGTGCAAGTTCTTTGGTGGCACCGTCCCCAACATGGTCCTGACGCCGGATGACAAGCGGCTCTTGGCTCGGGTCACCCTGGAGCTGCGCCAGTACCACCAGCTACTGGAGAAAGTCCG CATCCGCGATGCTCTCAGGTGTATCCTTAGCATCTCTCGCCATGGCAACCAGTACATCCAAGTGAATGAGCCCTGGAAGTGGATCAAGGGGGATGAAAAGGACAG GCAGCGCGCGGGCACGGTGACCGGCGTGGCGGTGAACATGGCTTCCGTGCTGGCCGTCATGCTGCAGCCCTACATGCCCAGCGTCAGCTCGGCCATCCAGGAGCAGCTCCGCATCCCCCCGGAGTGTTTTGTCCTGAGCCACGACTTCACCTGCACCCTGTCCCCTGGGCACCGCGTGGGCACC GTGAGCCCCCTCTTCCAGAAGCTGGAGAACGATCAGGTTGAAGCTCTGCGCAAGCGCTTCAAGGGAGGGCAG GCCAAACAGACCCCCCCGGCCTCAGAACCAGCCACTGTCGTGGCTCCAGGGGACCCCCAGCTGATCCAGGAGCTGACAGAGGAGGTGGCCAAGCAG ggcaACCACGTTCGGCAGCTGAAGGCCAACAAGGCGGAGAAGGCCCAGATCGACGCAGAGGTGGCCAAGCTGCTGGAGCTGAAGAAGCAGCTGGCGCTGGCAGAGGGTAAAAGCCCTGAAGTCCCTGTGCCTAAGGGCAAGCGGAAGAAGTAG
- the DDIT3 gene encoding DNA damage-inducible transcript 3 protein, with protein MAAEGLPVGGPGWELEAWYQDLEEVLAAAEPSGPSPPWGTEQAELVPLWGTEGAGGGPELDTALAAELLELLGPESPTSTEPAGPASAASRSPPTQRGAEEEDEDSAAGRGVKRKRCSGSVASRELAKRREQANEQRVLELTAHNEQLREQIRRLSAEVEHTRAALIDRIVNLRRAEAPALPRGGSQELEGHGPPGTD; from the exons ATGGCAGCCGAGGGGCTGCCTGTGGGGGGACCCGGCTGGGAGCTGGAGGCCTGGTACCAGGACctggaggaggtgctggcagcagcagagcccagtgggccctcccctccctgggggACAGAGCAG GCAGAGCTGGTTCCGCTGTGGGGCACAgagggggctggcgggggccctGAGCTGGACACGGCCCTGGCTgcggagctgctggagctgctggggccaGAGAGCCCAACCAGCACGGAGCCGGCGGGACCGGCCAGCGCGGCCTCCAGGAGCCCCCCGACCCAGCGGGGCgccgaggaggaggatgaggattCAGCTGCGGGGCGCGGGGTGAAGAGGAAGAGGTGCAGCGGCTCGGTGGCCAGCCGGGAGCTGGCCAAGCGCCGGGAACAGGCCAACGAGCAGCGGGTGCTGGAGCTGACGGCCCACAACGAGCAGCTGCGGGAGCAGATCCGGCGGCTCAGCGCCGAGGTGGAGCACACCCGGGCAGCCCTCATCGACCGCATCGTCAACCTCCGCCGGGCTGAGgcgccggccctgccccgggggggcaGCCAGGAACTGGAGGGGCACGGCCCCCCCGGCACAGACTGA